In the Silene latifolia isolate original U9 population chromosome 1, ASM4854445v1, whole genome shotgun sequence genome, CATGTACACCAACTCCCTTTTTAATCTCCCACCCAGGGTTCTACGAGTCAAGGgccggtcaacgggtccctaacagggtGAGTATTACATAGACAATGACAAGTTCAATtttacgaaaaaaaaaataaagatcgATGACGTGAACCCATTTCTTGTTAATACTTTGAAATGAATGTCATTTTTGTAATTAGTTTGGATCTTAACCCCATTTAATAACCCAAATATAAAAGTGGAAAGCAAATCCTCAATTTAGATGGGTTTTTTCTGTATGGAATTAAGACGGATTAAATGTGACCATCAGTTTATATGGTGACAAAGTGACAATTTTagttataatattttattattaaatggtcactttttattattaaattcTGACATTTTCTCGTGCTAAGTTAAAACATCTTAAAAGAgacttaggctctgtttggtaaatctaactgaaaaggtagctgaaacctgaaaagatagctgaaaactgaaaagttaactgaaacctgaaaaggtagctgaaaattaggaactgataaggtagctgatcaTATAAGAAAATGTTTGGCAaattaactgaaaaggtaactgattttgatgagatGATGTAAAAGGATGTggtaattatttaatagtatataTTTAAAGGgcaaaaacggaaaatcaaaccaaatcaggtacctgaaatctcaaatgctactctaggtagcatttcatttcaggtagcttatttggttaaataagttacttgccaaacgcttacaaaaaaataaggtacctgaaattttattcaaataagctactttgaccaaatcagatACCTAAAATGacttgccaaacggagccttagtATTTAAAAAGCAAATAGGGAAACAAATCCAAAATAATCTCAGTTTATATTGTGACAAAGTgacaattttaataataatattttattattaaatgatCACTTTTTATTACTCACTCGGCACATAAGTGTTCGCCCAATTTTTCTAATGTATGCgaggagtattttattgaaaaggGCAAATATTGATGTGTGAAGGGAGTATTAAATTCTGACATTTTCTTGTGTTAAGTTAAAACATCATAAAATAGATTTACTATTAAAAAAACAAATAGagaaataaatccaaaataatctCATTTAGCTTAAAGATAGTCTCGTGAAGGGTCATTACCTGActtttaaaagtgtttttggactTAACAATTTGGTACTTCTGATTTTAAAAAGCATTTTTAAGAAATtaaatttgaaaaataaaaactCATTTCAACGAATCAGACCAAACATGCTCTAAATTAAATTACTAGGAAAATCCATATTTCACATTTTGGTCCTTCTAAGAAGCGGGTTCACTACTTTAGTGGTGATTTAGCCCCATAACTCTTTACAATTATGAAATTTAGCCCCATAACTCTCAATTGGAGTAATTTAGGCTCATTACTTATACAAAAAGTGCAATTTGGCCCCAATTCAAATTTTCACCAAAATCTCCTCAAAATCTCAATAGCTAAACCTCAACTTCTACCCCAATCTAATCTTACCTTACTCAAAAGTTAATATATTCTTGTTATTATCATTTAAATCGTCTTATTTTGTTAATAAATTAGATTAATTAGAGAAATATTTATATTCATTAGTTGGTATATCAATCCGTCTTAttgtagacggacactatccatcTAAAGCTGTAGACAGTGACcatctcacaaaatgcaagtgagaGGGCAAGTGGGACACTATCTgtctacagctttagacggaAAGTGTtcgtctaaagtgagaatttgtgttggTGTATTATATGGTTGTTCAATATATAGACATGTCAGACATGGGAGTGTTTGTTTGTGGCTGCTAccgctttgattttttttttttttttgttgcagaAGTTTGAATAATGTATATCGTTTATGAAAAAACAACTATGTACGGAAAATGTGAAATTGTAATATGTATATGGAGAgtacaagttttttttttcttattattttaagGAGAAATTAAGGAGAAATTGACGAGATATTGATTTCAAAGGAGATATTAGATACAATTTGAATTAGGGCCAAATTTCACTTTATGTATAAGTATTGGGGTTAAATTACTCCAATTGAGAGTTATGGAGGTTAATTTCATAATTTTAAAGAGTTATGGGGCTAAATCATCACTTACCCATTTAAATGAGTGATCTGGAGTAAATCGTCATTGATTCCGTACCCATCTTGCTGCTCTATAAATATCACCTTCAAAACCACCAAACATATTCAAAACATTACTCACTTGACATTCACCAACagaaaataacaaaacaaaaatgcagcaagacattagaaatagtggCGCGTCATCATCACCCTCGACTATTTCTTCGAGTTTTACCACCTACTCTTCTCAAAACCTCGCTGATATTGCCGCTCGTGTAGTCCACGAGCTCAACCTTTCACATGATGACCTCCTCGACGACTTCCTCTACACCACTTCTTCTTCTGATCACCACCACAACGATACCGTACTAGCCAACAATGTCAACAACGACGAAGATGATGAAGGTGGTGACGCGGATGATGACCTGGAGAGCGAGTTTGCGTTCGCCATTTTATGCGAGGAGGACACGTCATCTTCGATTATTACCGCGGACGAGATTTTTCACAACGGTCAAATCAAGCCGATTTATCCGTTCTTCTCCCAGAACGACGGCGTATCAAGCAGTTCGTCGGAGGGAGGTGAGGTGGAGAGGGTCCCACAAGGGGCGTACTGCGTGTGGGCCCCAATGAAAGAGGAAGAAAAGGAGATAAGCGCATTGAAGAAGAAGAGTAAGTCAACAGGGTCTGGTTCGCCAAAACGGTGGCGTTTAAGGGATTTGGTACACAGGAGTAATTCTGACGGCAAGGACACTTTCGTCTTtttgaataataataatggtgGGGGAGTGAAGAGGAGAGAGAAAGTGACTGCGGTAAATGGTGCATATTACAGTTACAACAAGGGAGGTAAAAAGATGGAGGAGATGAAAAAGAAGACATATTTACCCTATAGACAGGATTTGGTTGGGTTATTTAGTACTGTCAATGGGTTCAGTCGGACCATTCATCCTTTCTAAATTGGAGAAACTTTTAACAACAGTATTGGATCCGTCTATTTAATTtccttcattgctttattttggaTGTATAAATAATCATCTCTTTGTTCACATTGTAAATGGACTAAATGCCTGTATACTTAAAATTTGCATCTATATTCACTAATAGTATGACATATGAGTTATAtatcttgattgatttttgtttaaatttagtcgaattttttttccgcgaaagtggtaattaagccccttaactttattcaattgtgaaattaggccctATACATTTGGAGCAATCAAAcccttaagtttcaccaaaagtgaaattcaatcccattttcttaattttcacaagaattttaattaaaaatattttatattagtattaaaaaatttattaaatactaaaaattattaatggCAACTTTACGAATTTctacataatttattaatcatgaagaacacttttacatacatatttagtaaattgtttataatttatatggtattcatacataaataataaattgtctatatactataaaattcaaaaaaaaaaaaaaacaattttcaatatttaatataaatataaaagttctaaaatggcaaaacaaaatattttatatttgataaattgtattaaaaCTAATTTTATTATAAGTATTTGGTGAAAATTAagaaaatggggttgaatttcacttttggtgaaacttaaggggcttgattgctcCAAACAAAAGTTATGGagcctaatttcacaattgaacaaaATTAAAGGGCTTAATTACTATTTTCGCGATTTTTTTTCCATGGAAAATTCATgttattataattgttgtaattacgAGTATAAAACTTGGGTACAGCAACCCCCAATAACTCAGACCAACTATAATAAGTCAAAACTTCCAGAACAAAAATATAagtcaacggaagacatttgactTAGTTTCGATAATGCAACTATGCAAGATCGAGTCTATCCTAATGACTTTCGAAATTGTCACCCCCTTGGTGGTTTCCCTGTAtcgtggtttgcaggctatcacgtacaCCCGCGGGTTTACCCAGTGCGTACCAAAAGGTAGCGGCTGCGGGTTCCCTcgttacccaaaaaaaaaaaaaaaaaaaaaaaaaaaaaaaaaaaaaactatgcaAGTACTTTCATATTTTCATTGCATGCATGGTCAAGTCAATGCCAAAACAATCTTATAAACTCAGAAGCAACCCAGGATAATAATATCTATACTTTGGCCTACAACAAATATCACAAAGCTCCCGGACGAGTTAATTTGCCTAATAAACTGGTATCTATACAACATGTATCTAATCTAATCATATACTATACAACATGTATCTAATCTAATCATATACGGAGTACAACGGTTTTATATGTAgtacatttttttttcatttaatcAAGCCCGCCTTCCATTTAGATACCTAGATGATTCGGGTCATATTTGTGGTGAGGGTATAATAAAAGTTAAAACCAATTTTTATATCTTTGCTTATTGACCATAATAATTGATGATTTAACTACTACTGATTCTCTAACTGATTCTCTAACACATGCCAAACAATTTCATCAACTAATTTTGTCAAAGGGTATTGCTTTTTCACATACaccttttactctttcacatacgtagTTTACAATGTTATCCTTGTCATTTCTTCATCCTTTCCCccaattaattttttttctccCTTCCCTAATCCCCTTCACCATTAAATCACCACCACCCATCTCCATTAACCACCACACACCTCCATTAACCACCATCTCGCCGGAAACCTGTTACTTCGGCCGACACCATTCCCTGCTCCAACCTCGGCCAGCCACCCCTGCACCGGGCTCCCCTCCCCCTGCGACTGCCGCATTCCCCTCCCTTCCCCCTGCGATTCTGAGTCCGGCGACCCTCCTTGACCCGACGACCCTCCCTTCCACCACCTCCCACTGACCCGACAACCCTCCTTCCCCGGCCCACCACcggctaccaccaccaccaccactattattattattattattattattattattattattattatcttttattattattattattacttctCTTTTCTTTTAGTAAAATTATGagggaaattattattattattaacttttattattattactattacttttTTTAGTAAAATTATAACTTTGAGTATTATTTTTCTTCTTgaggaaatattattattattattattattattattattattattattacttttcttTTAGTAAAATTAGAATTTTgagtattatttttattcttgagggaaattattattattattattaatttttattattatctatacaatataataaaacaaCAACCATAACATGTTTTTTCCCTCCAACGCCATTACACCACACTCCCACAATAAACATAGTTTTTAGGATCCCTTAAACATAGGGTCACTAACTAATTAGCCCGAGACATTAAATTTCTTTTATATTGCTAGCATGAGATTTATACCACcgtgattttgttgttgtttttactaAGTTCTCTGTGTTCTAAGGTCTCCCTAATATCATAGTTGGTTTTAAAATTTTGcggtttttttaaacaattttcatATCCTATATAATATATACAATAAACTTATTatgaaattattttatatttataataCAAAATAATACAACGAGCAACCAAACAGATGAAAATACGGTTAAAAATAAATCGAGTACAATTATTTTAAGAATAGATAGAAAGTTAAGGAATCATTTTGTGTCATGATGAAAAATATAAAGGTCATGAAAACACATAAATGGGTACAGATTAGTGTTAACGTATTTAAAAAACATCTAAGTTCTATCAAACGTTTTTTGTTAGTTAATGGCAATTTATATGGATGAAATTTGATTATATGAGTAAGTTGACATTGTCTAAACATGAATAAGAGATTTACACTAGGGAGTTTTGATTGGGATGTGTATTTAGCATTAGCGAACATGAATAAGGGGTCTACACTCTAGAGTGTCAAGAGCCAATTCTCAATCACAAATTATACTATGAGACCGTTGTATGGTGCGACGACATAAAAGTGGCCATTTTGTGGTGAAAATCtaacgttttatatttaaatgtgaccactttttAAAAACAATCAATTTTTACATAAAATGTTCACTATTTCTTATAAATTGGTCACTTTTATCAGTCTCATCATACGACGGTCACACACGATAACTACACAATTTGAATTGGAACCACAAGCAACACTTGGTGTACTTTTGtatgatttaatttaataaaTAGTAAACCATTGTTTTAATAAATAGTAACTCACGGTTCACACACAAAcaaattattttgaaattgaattGTACGTTATTTATGTCTATTGGTAGTGTGGTTAATTAGGGAATTTTCTATATATGTTGATATTCGGGTATTTTTTGAAAAACGTATGAATTGTGAATTATGCAAAGATTAAGTTGGTTGGTTATCTCATGTCTTCAATTCTTAAAATTTGGAACTTTCCCTAACAGATGGTAAACGGGGTATTCAGAGTAACTATGAATTTATGTATTGGGCTAATCGGGGCAGAGAtattacgatttttttttttttttttgttgagctATGTCGAATTTCTATCGG is a window encoding:
- the LOC141655460 gene encoding uncharacterized protein LOC141655460 — encoded protein: MQQDIRNSGASSSPSTISSSFTTYSSQNLADIAARVVHELNLSHDDLLDDFLYTTSSSDHHHNDTVLANNVNNDEDDEGGDADDDLESEFAFAILCEEDTSSSIITADEIFHNGQIKPIYPFFSQNDGVSSSSSEGGEVERVPQGAYCVWAPMKEEEKEISALKKKSKSTGSGSPKRWRLRDLVHRSNSDGKDTFVFLNNNNGGGVKRREKVTAVNGAYYSYNKGGKKMEEMKKKTYLPYRQDLVGLFSTVNGFSRTIHPF